The genomic stretch gcaaatttgatagtttggtcctggtagcaggaaacattgaatttacaagtttagttcagaatagcgatatacctatttatggaaacctactctaaaactactaagaaaatacttactacaaatgtacaagggaaatgaaaatacataagcataaataaatctaagggttcaagtgtgcggatcgtcacacttaGCCACTTGAAAGTTTAGGATTACCAGTCTTATCCTCTCATTACGTACTAATTATCGCTCCAGTAAATGGCGGAGCCTGGTTTTGAAATTTGAACAGGTACGCTTCCGTTTAATTGCTCTTCTTGGTAAATTTGTACTGTTTTAGATCAGGTATAATTAGAGTTGAGCCAATGTCGGATCACGTGAGATTGGAATCTACGCATTGTTGAGTAAGAAGTACTGTTATACTCCGTAACTAATAAGGTGCGACCAATTTGGTCAAGCGTTCATCCTATGGTGCATACTGGATTGAGCTATACGGAGAACTCGTTTTTTGGATACGCACAAGTATCgacatttttttaatttttgttttcgCTTTTGTACTTGTGTATTTGGGAATCGATTGCTATATGATGCTTTCATTCATGGAAATgagttaattttatttttttccaGCACCaacattatttttattttgacAAAGAGTAAAATGTAAGTGAATGCTCTAGATATGGTAAATGGGTTAACCGGGAAGTATgcgtgttactttttttttttttttgggaaaaggaAATTATATTAAATCAATTTCCGCCAATGCAATAATAGCATCCGGAAAATTTTCAGAGTACAAAAGTTTCATATTCGCTGATGGTAACAACCTAGCGACATGGTGAGCTACTGTATTCCCTTTTCGCTTAACATGAGAAAACTTACACCTAGATAATAAACGGGCGTGACTACAAATATCCCTAACACAAAGACCAAACAGAGTTCTAGCAAAAGACCCTGAAACCGCTGCATCAACAACCACCTTGGCATCACTTTCAATCACCACCTGCCCCCAACCTCCATTAAGCACCACCTCCAAGCCAAAACACAAAGCCTTCGCCTCAGCCACCTCCGGTGTCCACCATCCCAACACTCTCCTCGTACCCACCGAAAGAATCCCTCCATCCGCATCCCTAACCACAACACCTAGCCCAGCCTCTCCATTTTCGAAAATTGCAGCATCCGTGGTGTCGGCCAGAAGTATGCGTGTTACTTCTGGTCAAGTCACTTTGGGTCAAGTCAATTTCGGATGTGTGTACCGAATCTAATCGAGGGATAATGAGTAGTTTTGACAAAAATTGACATCTTGACGTTTGATGATGGAATAGTGAAAACTTGTTTGAGCCGAAAATGACTCCACCACCGAAACAGACTTCAAATTAAAAATAACCAATCGACATAAACTAATCCGATACGATGACACACCCGAACTGACCCAACCCAAATAAGACTGACCTGTAATCGTTTACGCGGTCCTTAATTTACTAGTGACGCAGTTTTACACTCGTGTATCCACTTAGTGAACCCTCAATTTCATTGTTGGAGTAGGATAGTTCCTACTGCCTCCCACTTAGAGCTACTATTGAAAACCTTGTTTTACGCAAAATCTTGTATAAATCCGCTTCGAAGGATTTTAAAAGGTGCAAGGATCTTCTCTATTTTCTTTCTCTCTATTTCCTCTCTAAGGTTTATATAATAGTACGGGGTAGGTTTTACTCCACGTCCATTTTCTCTTTATTTTGATGCACAAATTTGAAGCCATTgaatgaaattaaaataagatCAGGTCCGTTAAAAAGAAATGGATCATGAGAGAATATTGGTCCTATAATTACTAAAGCTAGAGCTGGCAAATAataacacgacacgaacccgacacgaaattaacgtgTTTGGGTTGAGGTTCAATGACCCATTTAtataagtgggtcgacacgaacacgacacgatatttaattgggtcgggtttggattgagctctctaaacacgaagccgacacgaatgacctgtttaatatattaatcctaattttttttatcttttatcacataaatatattccaaatattgacatgacacgaaaacacgacccgAACCCAACACGAtattagcgggttagggttgagacttgatgacccatttatgtaagtgggtcgacacgaacacgacacgaaattTAAACGGGTCGGGTTTGATTTGAAGGGTTTGTGACCCAATTACATGTAACACGAACACGAActcgacacgacccgatctgtttgtcAGGTCTAAATCTAAAGCCCGCCTAGGGATTAGAAATACAGTAGTTAGCCGGTTACCTGTTACTTGTAAACCAACCATTCTCATTCTCAAACAGTTTACAAGGTTTTTCACGAAACTTGAAAACACCAAAAAAATGGCGGCAGCGCCATCTCATTCTCTACCATTAGAACTCATCACAGAAATCCTCACAAAACTCCCTGTTAAATCCCTTCATCGTTTCAAATGTGTCTCAAAAACATGGAATTCCCTAATTACTTCCTCAAAtttcatcaaacaacatcttcaTCAAACCCTAATCTCTAACACCAACAAACTCATCATCTCTAAAAAATCCATCCTCTCTTCCGCCATATCCACTATCAAACTCCGCTTTGATATCGTAAACCATCCCCTAAATAACCTCCCTCACATTCCCCCCGTCGACATAGTCGAAAGCGTCCATGGTCTCCTCCTCATTGTTGACTCTTCTAAGGAAACCGTGTGTTTATTCAACCCGTCAAACAAAACGCAACGTTTAGTCCCTCCTGCTCCTTCTCGTAAACCGGGTGATGGTTTTGAGATTGTGGAGGTGTTCGGGTTTGGGTATGATAGTGTTACGGATGATTATAAGGTTGTTAGGTTGGCTCAGTGGGAATTGTTCGGGTATTTCGATAGGGAAGCGTATGTTTATAGTATGCGGAATGACTCGTGGGAGTCGGTTAATGATGAGACTGTTCTATATGCTCTTCAGGAGACCTGTGCTATTGCTGTTGATTCGACATTGTGGTTTGTCACAATTTCGAGTAATTCTGATTCCGTGTTGAAATGTTTTGATCTTAGGACTAATACGTTTTCGCTTGTCGATTTTCCCGAGTTTGATAGCGATAGTGGTAAGATGATGAATTTGAGAAATTTACGCGGGTGTTTGTGCTTGCTTGTGAGTTACCGTAAGTATAGGGATGACCCGGATAATAAGTTCACAGGGAACCCGTTTTACAACCATGAATTTTTATACGGGGATGTGTGGGAATTGAAAGACTGTAAGTGGGTTAAGCTGTTTAGGGTTCGAAAGAAGGAGATTAATAAGGATTGTATGTATCTTAGGCTTGTTACTTACTCGAAAGACGAGAAGAGTGTGTTGGTTGAGGTTGATGGTGCTTGGTTTGGGTGGTATGATTTGGTGACTAGAAAGATTAAGAGGGTTTCGGTTCAAGGGCTTCGACTCGAGGATTCTCCTCATGTGGCTTTTACCTGTGTGGATAGCCTTGTTTCGGTTTCAAAGAAGAAAGGAGCTATTGCTACGAAGAAGACTATTAAGAAGTAAAAGCTACTCATATTATGTTTCGTTTTGTGTTTTGTGATTTTGGATTACACTCTcggtcccaatcatttgtttatgttttatattatttgtgacgggtattttaatcaaaggtaaacaaatgattgggacgagtATTTATAGATATAGACGCATTTTGGCTGTTCAGTTTGCATAAATCAAATAATTGGCTTAGTACATATGTTGATGCATTTTGGCTGTTCAGTTTGCATAAGTCCATGCTTATGCAAACATTCATCGCCTAAATCTTGTCCATTATTTCCTTAGGGACGATTTTCTGTCTTCGGGATTCAAGATTAAGCTCTGACTACTGAAGGAACTTGAGAACTATGTAAGGTAATTAGCAATATACTCTTTTCCTCCGTCTTTTCTCAGTATTTCATGatgaaaaaaaacaaattataGTTATCACTCATATTGTACGGACAGCACTGGCCACTGCATGTAGCTGAAGAGAAGGTTTTATCGCCTTCATCTGAAAACACAGCGATGAATTAGTTAAGACAGTAGAAACATATTTGTACTTGCTCATGTTAATAGTCTTGACAATGATGAAATTATGGTTGCTGGTCGACATAATATGAGATTCAAACTTGATATTCGTCAAAAATCATGTGTTAATGTCGTTTGGGGAAGCCATTGAGGTATTGGGATAatgtttatttttttatattCGTCAAAAATAATGTGTTGTTATCAACATAACTGAGTTCGACTGTAATCTGCAAGACTTATGAGGTAACTACTCTGTTTTATAGGATTCGTGACTGATTAGCGGACGATTGCACTTGGGCTACGGTGGCTGCTTCGTGTGCTACGCCAGGTGTTATTTATTATTCTGTCGCCTTTTTTGGAAAAAACTCTCGGTAGACATATGTTAATCATTTAGCAACATTGCCTAATGCCGTAGTATGATCTTGTTGGTAGTAGACATGAATCGATGAATCTCTATGGTTTCTGGTTGTTTATTATGCTTGTGAAAGAATACTTGCTGGACATCATACAAATGTTGTACTGTAATCCAATGCATAATTTACCCAATTCAACCTCGGTCCTAAAGGAGTCGCTCCCAAATTTAATACTGAGGTAGTGCCTCAGAAATAGACTCTAAAGAGCACATTTTCTAGGACCTTAGCATACAAGAAGCAAGTAGAGAATGTGCCTTCagtatataactatatatgcatCAAAAAAATAATGTGCCATCAGTATATCCTATTAAATGGAAAAGTTCCTAGATTTTGTtccttgttttttgtttttttgaaaaaAGACTACTCATTTTTGTTCGAGGATGTCTACGGTAAATTGGTGTTGACTCGAGTATTGTGGAATATGTGTTTTTTTAAGGATATGCTAATTTTAAtgctctgttttttttttccgattACATGTATAAATATAGAAACAAGTTCATTCACAAAACCATGGTTAAATGCATGGATGCATAACTGGGTAAAATCACCTTTGGCATGCAACTACTAAACTGTAAGTGATGTCTTTGCCACAATGCAGAAAATGAGATTTATGCCAAAGGAAATTTGCCCGGTAATTCCGCCATGCATACAAAGTACAAACTTATGTTACACTCTTATTAATTGTTAAGATCTTCAAATGCAAATTTTAATTACATTGGTGCATGCATGCGCTTGCGGAGTTGGCTGCATTGTCATTTGTTGTGAATGTAAGTATTTGTTTCCTCATTATGACTTGTTTTTATCGTCGTAAATTATTTCCGTTTTGTGTAATAGACGGTCGTATCATATGAGATCGGCTTAAAAGAAGAGTAGTTCGACAACATCCTAGAAAATTAACATAGGAAAGTActtaatttgtatttttgtagAATGTAATTTCTGGGGTGGGCTGACTGACTGGTGGTTTTAATTCAGATGAGAGTTGCTCACCTAAACATGTTATGATCATTATAGTACTCCGTATTAATTTGTCATAATACTTTTAACATGTTATGTatgagcacaaattctcatttgtgacggcgatatccgtcacaaacttgtgatagataccgttttctctcacaaatgatccATAgaaaggtgagtgggaagcacatgggaggtgccccaccttgttccctctccctttttgtgaaaGGTTACAAACTTGTGATGGGATTAGCCCGTTACAAGCAAAACTAGCTGATGTATGAGAGACCTGATTGATACCCATAAATACTCAATTTATTgcataattacaaaatattgggTTTCAAATAAAATTACTTGTTTAATTAAGTGTGTTGTTACACTTGCGGAATATATTATTACTCGTGttgttgaatttttttttttttttataaggcaagaaaactagattgattcTCTTGGATAAGGCCAacttatctcatcctttcgaatgagtgaggtaagttgaagccaccggctttcaaaccacctcgaaaaagttggacattcatgtccaataAAAGTCATAAAGTCAACAACCTTATTGGCTTCACGGAAGCAAGGTTTAATTATCACTCCATCGAATGAATGAagatctaatttcacatccttgattaTACTAGAAATTTTCCAAGTACTGCGAATTGAGTTGATACCACATAAGTTATCACCTTCCAAGTTCCACCATTATCTTTGAGATTTCTAAGTGTTTAGTTGCTAGAATATCTTCTTTTAAGGCGAAAGCTTCCAcaacaagaatactattagaCCCACAATTTTTTACTCCTAACAACACGACTtttaccattatgatctcttataaagtatcctaaagcagctttatgtTACCTGTTTTGTTGATATCAAGATTGCATAggagctgtcaaaaaaaaaaagattgcaTAGGGGATCACTTCTTCACAAACATTGTTTTATCACAAAATACTACCTTTGTACTTCTGTTTTCTTCCCACTTTTCAAGGTTTCCCTTACATAATTTGAGATGTAGTGGGAAATTAAAATACAAAGGGGGTAAGAGTTTTAAGTTTTTAAGTATGTCTGTGATATTGGTCATGGCAATATCATTATAACTAAATCTAGCAAAAATGACTCGATTTGAATGGCTCGATTCGTATTCGATCAGACACCCAAACTCAAACTGACGCAACTAACAAAGCCGACCTGAATGTTTATTTTTCCACACTGATTATTATCcacaaataacttgataatagttgAGCTGAAAATGACTTTAATCCGACTTAATTGACCCGTTTACCAGTTCTACATATGACCTGAAATAATTCAACTAAAAACTTCCTCTCATCTCCTACCAATCTCCAATCAACAAAACTAATAATTTGAGGATCTAATGAAAGTGATGAACCACCATCTCTCAACAAGAAGAAAAAGAGCAAAGGGTAAGAAGAGCATAAAGGGTTAGAGAATCAATAATtcaataattaatattaatattaggaTAAAATAGAGTAACTTCAAAGCAACTCAACATCCAAATAGACATCATTAAGATATGGGCACATAGCATATGTGATAGTCTCACATTAAATAGAAGAATCAATAATTAGTTGGTGCCCCATcagctttgatttttttttttttttttttggatgaaaGGAACTTGCATTAAAGAAATCAAAGTTTAGAGTACATCACGGGGGCGGGTCGGGGGAAAGAGGCACAGAAGCCAAAACAGAGTCACTAGTACAAAGTTCAATAACAAAAGGAGGGGCAAGAGCCCACTCAAAACAACCGAAAAGAGAACTAGTATCATGGACGGAGTGATGTGCAATAGCATCCGCCACACGGTTAGCCGTCCTCTTCTCAAAAATCAGCTTCAAATGGGGTGAGTCCTGCAAGAGGGCCCTACACTCAAGAATGATGTTAGTATAAGGACCACACGGGGCAGTAGTCAGTAAAATAGAGTTGACGGCATCCAGACAATCAGACGCAATCAGAACATTGTTCACAAGGACACTAGAACGTAAAAGCCCATCGCGGATGGCAAGAACTTCACACAGGAAAGGGTCGCTCCCAGGGAAGCGGAGTGACCACCCTAAAACCCAAGACCCAAGACAGTCTCTAATGACACACCCCAAACTGGCTAAACAAGAAGAGGGAGAAAGGGCCGCATCAACGTTGGTTTTGAGCCAACCATGCGGCGGAGGGGCCCAGCTAATAGGAAAGCTAAAGGCATCAAGGGGGGTGGTACCGGTGCACAGGGCAGCGGGGGTGCGGTCATTGGCTCTAGTCCAGGTAAAGGTTTGGGAGAAGATAGAGGTGCAGAAGGAAGAAGAGGGCCGAGGGTTAGAAGGGGAGAAGATAAAGTCACAGCGCCTCATCCAAAGGCGCCAGATGGCAAAAGTGAAAAGGGTGTTCCAGTTAGGGGAAGGAGAGTTACAGTTATCGAAAATCCAAGAGTGAAGGTCAGAGGCGAAGAAAGAATTAGGGACTTTAAGTGAGGCCCAAAAGTCAGAGGCGAGACTGCAATCACGGAGGGCGTGGAGAGAAGTCTCAGGGAGGGAGGGACTGTGGCAGAGGGAGCAAGAAGGGGAAGGGATGATGTTTCTAGCGAAGAGAGAAGCTTTGTGTGGTAATTTGTTCCACCACACAAGCCACAGGAAGACTTTGATCCTAGGTTGAGTATGGATGTCCCACAGCCACGACAAGTCAGGGGAGAGGGGGGTGGGTGACAAAGGTGGGAGAGGGGGGCCAGAGAGGTGATGGTAGGTGTCCCCCACAGAGAACTTGCCTTTGGGGGCAAGGGAGGTGGAGAGGATGTCGCCTCGAGGGGAGGAGGGGATGGGGATTGAGAGAATAATCTGGGTAACATGATCGGGGAGCTCGAAGTCGAGGGAGTCAAAAGACCAAGTACCATTTGTGATGATGGTGCAAAGTCTCGCCGTAGAGGAAGTAAAACTGAGAGGGCCAGTGATGACAGCCCGGAGAGGCCCTAAACTAGTCCAAGGATCATCCCACAACCGGATGGTGGAGCCGTCTCCGATGGACCAGGTGAGCTTATTTTTTAGGAAGCCCCACCCGATTCCCACATTTTTCCAAATATGGGAACCATAAGAGAAAGAACGGGGACGGGGGGTAAGGTATTTACTATGTAAGGCTTTGGCAGCAAGGGAGGATTTGTCAAGGAGGATTTTCCAACTCAGTTTAGTGGAGAGGGAATCATTGTGAAGCTTAGCGGCCTTAATACCCAGTCCACCCAAGGAGAGGGGAAGGGTAACAAGATCCCAATTGGCAAGGTGAAGTTTCCTAGAAGACTGGCTAGACCAAAGGAAGCTCCTGGTGATTTTATCAATGTCGCGAAGAATGGAGGAGGGGAGGCGGATGCACTGCATAGTGTGGCTAGGAATGGCATTGAGGGTGGATTTGATGAGACAGATTCTCCCAGCTTTGGATAAAAAGCGAGATTTCCAGTTGGCAAGTTTGGTTTGGATGTTGTCGAGGATGAAGCGGAGATCAGCTCTTTTGGGTTTTTTTCCGTGAAGAGGGTAGCCAAGGTAGGTGCCAAGGTTGTTAGCTTTTTTTATACCTAAGGCATCTTCAAAGAGGTGGACATCAGAGGGGGAGGTGTGTCGGGAGAAAATGATTTTGCTTTTGAGGCAGTTAATTTTTTGGCCAGAGTCGGAGCAGAAAGACAGTAAGGTGTCTTGAAGGGCACAGAGGTTTTTCTCAGAGGTTCTGCCAAAGACAAGGATGTCATCAGCAAAGAGAAGATGAGAGAAAGCAGCTCCCCCTTTCCCGAGGGGGTAAGGGGTCCAATCATTGTCGTGACAAGACTGATGGATGAGACGAGAGAGGGCCTCCATACAAATAATGAAAATGTAGGGAGAGAGGGGATCGCCTTGTCGGATACCCCTGGAGGGAAGGAAGTTGTCGAGAGCAGTACCATTAAGGCTAACCCGAGCGGAAGCCGTGGTGATACAGCTCATGATAAGGGAGATGGTGTCAGGGTCAATGTTGACCGCAAGAAGGCAAGTTCTAATGAAGTCCCACTCAAGTCTGTCAAAGGCCTTTTCAAGGTCAAGCTTAAGGGCGAACCAACCCAGGTTACTCTTGGAGAAGTGCATGGAGTGGAGGATCTCCGAAGCTATGATGAAATTGGTATCAGTCCCTCGACCAGGGACGGAGCTCCCTTGGTTAGGGGAGATGAGGTTGTGCAAGTGGGGTTTAAGACGGCTGACAATAATTTTTGTTATCATCTTGTAGGTGGTGTTGCAAAGGCTAATGGGTCGGAAGTTTGTGATTTTTTGAGGGGAGGGAATCTTAGGGATAAGGGAGATAATGGTTTGGTTGATGGAGGAAGGAACAATCTTAGTTGAGAAAATATTTTTAATGAAGGGGATGAAGTCAGGTTTTATGGTGTCCCAACATCTTTTGAAGAAACCCGCGTGGTAACCATCGGGTCCGGGGGCTTTGTTAGAGCCAAGAGAAAACAGAGCAGATCTAATTTCCTCATCAGAAGGAATCATGAAGATAGTGACGTAGGCGATTCCAGAACTAAGGGCACTAAAGGAGGGAGGGAGGGGAGTAAAGTCTTTCTCAGTGGTAAAGAGTTTGGCAAAATAGTGGGTAATGTGACTATTGAGAGCGTCATGACCAGAGATGGTGGAACCCACATCGTTAGTCAGCGAAAGGATACGGTTGAAGCATCTACGGAGGGTGACAGACTTCTGGAAAAAGGAAGTGTTCCGATCCCCATCAGTAAGCCAGCTAATGTGGGACCTATCCCTCCAGTAGTGATGCTCAAAATCAAGGACACAATTGAGGTCATGGGTGAGAGAGTCATTAAGGTCAGAAAGGAACCTAGAAGAGGGGTGGTTACAAAGGTCTTTCTGGATCCCAAGGAGACGGGAGGAAAGTCTCTTTTTCGTTTTTGGAAGACTGCCAAAGGTAGCGGCAGCCCAGTCAGTAAGGGTA from Silene latifolia isolate original U9 population chromosome 5, ASM4854445v1, whole genome shotgun sequence encodes the following:
- the LOC141654974 gene encoding F-box protein CPR1-like, which encodes MAAAPSHSLPLELITEILTKLPVKSLHRFKCVSKTWNSLITSSNFIKQHLHQTLISNTNKLIISKKSILSSAISTIKLRFDIVNHPLNNLPHIPPVDIVESVHGLLLIVDSSKETVCLFNPSNKTQRLVPPAPSRKPGDGFEIVEVFGFGYDSVTDDYKVVRLAQWELFGYFDREAYVYSMRNDSWESVNDETVLYALQETCAIAVDSTLWFVTISSNSDSVLKCFDLRTNTFSLVDFPEFDSDSGKMMNLRNLRGCLCLLVSYRKYRDDPDNKFTGNPFYNHEFLYGDVWELKDCKWVKLFRVRKKEINKDCMYLRLVTYSKDEKSVLVEVDGAWFGWYDLVTRKIKRVSVQGLRLEDSPHVAFTCVDSLVSVSKKKGAIATKKTIKK